The genomic stretch CAAATTACAAGCTGATTTCATCACTTTGAAAACTAGTGTGTAACATTTCAAAGTGAGGGTGTAATGTTTGGGGGTGATTTTAGTAAAAAATCACCATGTCCCGTTGAGCCTATGTTAGGATGGATTACCATGCAGTTACTTGTAGAGAGGAGGAGAAATATGTGAGGGAAAGAGAGCACTAAGTAGTAGGGACGGAGTTTGAAAAGGTCACTCTATAAGTAATTGTATTTCAATTTCAGCCTTGGTAGAAGTTCCATTGCTCAAGTACACACATTCGATTTGACACCATTACATTCCATACCATGTGCCTAACACTGTAGCAATTACTCCATTACATTACCTGATAATCTACCTAATATCTCCTTTCAATTTCACTCGCTCCGATAGCGGTCTCTTTTCTTCGAATCATTTTTGCCTCTTGTTGAAATTGTTTGAAGTCGCTCACATAAAACAATGTAGTTGAGTTCTAAGGAAATAACTCGAGATGAAATAAGTTGAGGAAAAGCCAAAAATAAGCTCAAGTTTCTAAATGGAGATTGACACATGAAGTATGGTCGTTGAGGCGAAACAACTTCTGTCAACTATGTCTTGCATTTAAAATTTAGCGGTTTCTATTATTGATTCTTATGGTTGCTCTCCCCTAGTTTTAGAAGTTGACGCACTTGATGCAAAGAATTCTTCACATGGATCAATTTGAGTTGAGAGCCTTTGTTAGGTGTCATTTGTCTTTTTTCTTGGTTTAATGGAATGATTATTGTATGATCCTTGAAATGCTGGATTCATGGCAAAATGTGTTACTTTGGTACTTTTTGCAAGCCTTACCGTTTTCTCTTCAATGTTAGATGCAACAGTGGTACAAGAAAGATCAGCATTGCTGGGATTTACTCTGCTTCCAGCTTTGATTCTTGTACTTTTGGAATCCATTCAAGGCGACTCTTACTTTTCATTGGATCGATACCCTTTTGGTCCAACACGAATCCTGCTTTTGGGGCGCTAATGCCTCAGATAGAGGAGCCTGAAATTATTCGGTAAAatgatttttgtttattttgactATAAATAAAAGGACTGTCGAAGCACATGCTGAGGATATATAGTTTTTGCGTAAAGCTTCCAGCATGAAAACTGAACCCAAATTCTGAAGTCCTCAGCTTGTCGTACTATAAGACACAAAGACTGTTATCCATTGACTCGCTGCTGTTTTTCTCTGTCATTTTGGCACTCTATAACCTGTCTGTTGTTTATGGACATTTGAATTTTGAAGCACTCAGAACCAGGAAGCTTGACGGTGGAGTAAGAGTTCAAGGTATATTTATTAGAGGGTCACCTGCATGATACAATTATTAAAACTTGATCATTATGTTATGGCTGTCATGTAACAGATTTCTTGGTTGCCATTGGCCTATTACATTATTTCTCGATAGGTAGCTCCCTGTGAAAAAACACCAATGTTATATTGTTTTGGCTAAGTGTAAGAACCAAAAAGTTGCTATCATTTTGTAAACACATTCGCTTCGGTCGTGATTCTTTACATTACATTTGATACTGGAATTTTGGAATCATTAATGCAAGTGCGATCTATACTGCATTTTAGGCAAGGATGTGCATTACCTCTTTCTGACTGGGTGATTTACATTAAATATACGAGGCTTAGGAGAAGGAAAGAAATTTAGTTAAGCCACCGATGTTATTTCACCACTTCACGAGGTGCGGGACGAAGAAAGATGACTTAGTGTAGGAACACATACTTGGCTCCTAGGACTTGCTTATGATATGCCATACGCACCATAACTTCCGAAGCCTGACCATAACTTCCAACTTGCACGTCTAACATCAAATGATCTAAATACTTAAGTTTAACTCTTGGATACTTGGATCGTATTATTGCACTTTCTGTAGCCTTTCAAGCATGAGTAGGACTTCTGTTGTTGGGAAGTCATCCTTGGCTCTAAAACCATAATAACTAACGTTATGAGTTTCTATTGGCTCAATCACGTATTAAAATAAAGACATTATGAGTGCAAGGGTTCTATTTCAGATATTGTCGACGGAGATGGTTCAGCCGCTAATGATGGAGATGTAGTGGAGTTCAATTATGTATGTCGGCgtgcaaatgggtattttgtgtaCAGGTATGGACTACAAAGTCTGCTATTTGTTGCCCTCTCACCTTATGATTTTTCTAATGTAGTATTGTGATGTTCTTTCTTAGtgttttgaaaaatttgaaagaGGAAAAATGGGTTGTTATATGTACGAACTCATAACCTCGCACAGAAAACTTATTAAAGCTTGAGAGACTGTTTTCTACCAATAACATATGTCAACCAACATATCCTTGTGATATAGCGTTTGCAAGTGCTATATGTTTGTGTGTTTTGTTCCAATTCCCTTTAGTTTATGGTCTATTGGGCCGAGGGGAAGTTTAACTTCTTATGTTGTCTTTAAGATCTCTTTTGTTATATTGCCTACTGCCTTCTTTCTGCAGACTGATCTCGTATTTCCTTATGATTCAGCACAGTGGATCAATTTTCTGGAGAAGCCATGCCCATAATACTTCCATTAGATGAAAACCAGGTAAATACCTGATTGTGTTTTAGAAAGCTCTTGTATTTCGGCTTAATTTTGATGGTCTAACGCCACGAACTTTAAAAAGCTACTCGTATAGCTCTCCGATTGAGTGAAAATTTTCATTTTTTGGATGATGATCTAGCATATACCATTTTGAATTGATTCTCTAAAGGCCTAGTATAATTTGTCTCAGAAAGTTTCTTCCTTCTTGCTTCCTCGATGTAACAGCAGTTGCCCATTTTGATAAATGAGTTTCACTGAGCAATATTTCTTAATATCTGAAGTACTATCATCATACAGACGTTATACACTTTGTTACAATTAGTCTCATTAGTTTATACCAAGCACAGAATGGTATGCACTTGCTACTGTACTTGATAGTGGTGTTCCGGTATGTTTAATTTTTTGTTTGGAACTTGGTGACTCCCTTAAGTGTTGTACATCAGGTGATTTATGGAGGTGCATATTTTAAAGTGTAAAGGTACACAATTGTACCGTAAAGGTTAATAAAAAATCACTGAGGGTACTACTAATCAGACACCGTAAGATACATTCAAGTGTATGGACTTCCTGATGTAGCTCGTAACCTTTCCCTAATGAGCGGTGCCTAAATGAAATTATTAAATCTTCCGGCATGATGTGATAACTGCTGACATTCAAGAAGATAGAATAGTACAATTTGTGATTTTTTACTCCCTTTCTCTTGCTGGATGGCAATTACAACAGCTGAAATGTATATATGACCAAAATGACATGTCATTCGACAGATGATCAAGGGTCTGAAGGAAGTGTTAATTGGCATGAAAATCGGAGGTAAATTCAAAGTTTTGCTTTTATTGGGCCAAATATCTTATCTTATGTGTTTGTTTCTGTGAAGCTATGATCTCCATTGACATGAGGTAGAAAACAGATTAGTTTGTTATAGAGTGAAAAAGTTAGTTGTAGTGAGAGAAACAAGAGTAAATAAAATGAGGATCTTATTATTACCAAATGTACAATGAGTGTATTTATAGTACACCTTTTATTGACCTCAATATGATAATTTAACTAAGTTCTACATTCCCCCCTCAAGCTGGACTTCCTTTATAGGAGTGAAGTCCAAGCTTGTGTACAAAAAAGGAGTGCTGTTGAATGCCTAGCCCCTTGGTCATGATGTCTGCAATCTGCAAACCTGTACGCACCAAGAAGCCTTCTTGCAGCTTGTCTCGAACATAATGACAATCCACATTCAAGTGTTTTGTTCTTTCATGAAAGACAGGGTTCTGAGCTATGTGTGATGCGGCTTGATTATCACAATAGAGGGGAATAGGTAAGGGTACCTGAACATGTAGATCTTTGAGCAGGGCTTCCAACCAAACCATCTCACTGGCAGTATATGACATACTCCTGTACTCGGCCTCTGCAGTACTTTTGCTCactgttttttgttttttcgttttcCAAGAAATTAAAGATGAACCAAGGTAGATGCAATATCCACTTAGGGATTTGCTGGTGAAGGCACATTTGCCCCAATCTGCATCACTATAAGCCTTCAGTTGTAATTCAGATGAAGAGGGGTAATGTAAGCCCACATTGATTGTCCCTTTAAGATATCTGACTATGTGAACTGCTGCCTGCATATGAGGAACTCTAGGCTGAACCAAGAATTGGCTTAGATGCTGTACTGAATAGGATATGTCTGGTCTAGTGAGGTTTAAGTACAGCAACTTCCCAATCAGTCTTCTATACCTCTCTGGTTCCTGTATCAGTTCACCTTGTTCCACGGATAATGTTGTACCTTTGGCCATGGGAACTGCAGCTTCAGTACAATTTTCCATGTTCAAATCCTTAAGAATGTCAAcaatgtatttcctttgattcaaAAGGATGCCTGAATCATTTCTGGCCACTTCGAGGCCAAGAAAGTATCTCATGTGGCCAAGATCTTTAATGGTAAAGGTAGCATCCAAGCCCTTTTTGACTGACTGGATGCCCAACTCATCATCACCAGTGAGCAATACATCATCCACGTACACCAAAGCAATGATGAGTGAGTTATTAGGTGATGTTTTAATGAACAAAGAATAATCTTGCCTGGATTGGGTAAACCCAATACCCAACAAATGCTTTGTAAGCTCCTTGTTCCACTGTCTAGAGGCTTGCTTGAGCCCATATAAAGACCTCTTGAGTTTACACACTTCTTTATCTTTGGCTTTGCTATAACCCAAAGGTGGTGTCATGTAAACTTCTTCTTCCAAAAATCCATGCAAGAATGCATTATTGATGTCAAGTTGATGTAAAATCCACCCCTTTGCTGCTGCCAAGGCCATCAAAGTCCTGACTGTAGCAAACTTAGCTACTGGGGAAAAAGTGTGTTTGTAGTCTTTGTCTTTAACCTGGTTGTAGCCTTTAGCCACTAACCTGGCCTTGAATCTTTCAATTGTGCCATCTGGGTTGTGTTTTATTTTGTACACCCATTTGGACCCTATGGCCTTCTTACCAGCTGGTAAAGGCATCAAATCCCATGTATCATTGGATTCCAATGCTTGTAACTCTTTATCCATTGCTGCAACCCACCTGTCATCTTTGACTGCCTGGTCAAAAGAGACAGGTTCATGAACATTAAGAACATTAGCCAGAGTGGCTGTATAGGCAGGATCAAACTCAACCAGATGTTGGATAACAGCTGTATTGACAAATGTGGAAGTGGATGCAGCAATGTTGGATGCTACTGCAGTTTGAAAGGGGAGCTTCATTGCACATTGAAACCCCTGCAGATTCTTGGAAATTTGCTTTGGCCTGGTGGACCTCCTTGGTCCAGGCACAACAGTCTCTGCTTGACCTGAAATGTCAGGTACCTTGTCCTGAGTACCAGATTCTGGATTTGAAGATGTAAGGGATGGTGTAGGGATAGTATGGGAAGAAGTATTAGTTGTATTTATGTGAATATTAGTTGTAGAAGCTGGTATATTCGAAGTGTTAGTGGGATGCAAAGGTGTGATTGCATCAGGTAAGATGGAATCAACAATTGCTATGTCTTGTAGATGCAGGTGAAAGTCAACAGTAGTATGAGAAGGTGACTGAAGTTTATAAGGAAAAATATCCTCTTTGAAAACCACATCCCTATTGACAGAAATAGTATGAGTGGAGAGGTCATAGACCTTGTAGCCCTTCTGACCATATGAATAACCCAAAAAAATGCATTTCCTGCCTCTGTTTGCAAATTTATCAGTGTTTGGCTTGGATGGTGTAGCATAGCAGAGACAGCCAAACACCTTGATCTTGGTAGGGGACCTTTTCTTTGAATAAAATCTCATATGGACTCTTCCATGTCAAGGTCTTGACTGGCATTCTGTTAATCAAATGGGTGGCAGCAAGAATACACTCTCCCCAAAACTTCAATGGTAAACCAGCATGTAGTTTTAATGCCCTAGCAGTGTCAAGGAGGTGCCTATGCTTCCTCTCAACTCTGCCATTTTGTTGAGGTCTCCCTACTAGACTCCTCTGATGAACTATACCCTTATCTTTGAATagtttatgacaaactttttgaAGGAATTCAGTTCCATTGTCACTCCTAACAACCTTAACTGCCATACCAAATTGGGTGTCTACATAAGCTAAGAAATCCTTGAccaaaccatgaacttgggtctTGTCATGGAATAAAAATGTCCAAGTACTCCTTGAATGGTCATCAACAATGGTTAAGAAATATTTTGCACCATTTAAGGCACATACCCTGTATGGGCCCCAAATATCCATATGTACCAACTCAAAACAAATAGGAGCATGAGAAATACTCCTAGTAAAAGGAAACTTGTGATGTTTGGATAAAATGCAAGTTTCACAAAAGAATCCATTAACATCTGAATGAGGAAGATTCAGTACATGTTTCATTTTCTCAATAGAAGTATGGCCTAGCCTAGCATGTAAAACATGTAAATCTTTCATCTTATGCCTAGGATCTCTAGAACAATTAGCCATATTGCTAGATACATCATGAAAAGGAAAATGAGCATCTAGACTAGAACTAGCTTTATTAACAGCTTTATAAGACTTCAACCAGTAGAGATCTCCACACTTTTTAGCCACTCCAAGGATTACCTTACTTGTAAGGTCCTGGAAAACACACTCAGTAGTGTTAAAACTGACCACAAGATTACTTTTGCCAATTAATTTGCCAACAGACAAAAGATTTTGTTTAAAATCTGGGACAATGAGCACATTATCCAAAATAATATTTGGTGCTACACAAGCTTTACCTATTCTGTGCACCACTTTAATAGAACCATCAGGCAGACTGACAATAATAGGTTTTAGCAGGATTTTAATATCATGAAGCACATCAGTTTTAGATGTCATATGATCAGAGGCGCCAGTGTCTACAATCCAGTCAGCAGATGGCAAGCATTTAGAAACTGAACATACATGAGAATGTGGAATTATACCTGCAAAATTGATATGAGAAACAGCTGATGGTGATTGTGTTTCAGAAAAAGCTTGAACAACCTGCTTGACCACAGTCTGAACAAGACCATTCATCATGTGACTGTCAAATGCCAAAGGTGCAGATTGCTGAGCAGCATATTTATCCATAACAGGAGGAAATTCAGGCTTGTAATCAGCAgtctcatcttcatcatcactgTCAAGTGTCTGAGCATTGTTAGCATTTCTTCTGTAAACATTCTCCCCATTCTGAAAAGTGACCTTGCCCTTGCCTTTCCAGTTCTTTCCTTTTCCCTTATTCTTGTAGATATAGCAATGTTCCAACTTGTGACCTTTTTTACGACAGCATTCACAAGGTTTCAGTTTTGGACAACTGCTAATGAGATGAGAAGGATCCTTGCAATAGTTGCAAGACTGAGGAGCAGAGGCAGACTCTGGTGGATTTAGTTTTGCTTTCTTCTACTCAGGCTGCTGTGTAGATGTAGAATAAGCAGTGGCTTCAGCCAAAACTTCAACTGCATCAGTAATTTGTTTCTGCCGTTCTATCTTTTGGAGCAAAGATAAGGCTTTGTTTATGGAAGGCAGCGGTTCCATAGACAAGATGTTAGTGTTGACCATCTCATAGCTGTTATTAAGTCCCATAATGAACTGAATGAGCTTGGCATTAGACTCCCTGTCTAACATTCTCTTAAGAAGATGACAGGTACACTGATCTAGTGCACCACAGCTACACAAAGGTACAGGATCCAAAGAAGCCAGGCTATCCCAAATAGTCTTCAGTTTGCTATAATACTCAATCAAGGAAGAATTATCCTGAGAAATGTTTCCTAAATCCTTCTTGAGCTGGTAAACTTCTAAACCATTTGCCTGACCATACCTTTCATTGATTTCTAACCATAACTCTCTAGCATTGTGAATATAATCCAGAGATTCACGAATTTCAGGTTCAATGGAGTAAAGAATCCACTTAGCAACAAACAAATCACAACGAACATACTGATTATATGATCGATCAGTTTTAGCCGGAGTTTTCAAGACTCCGtccacaaatccatccttattcttAGTTATGAGTGCAAGATAAACGTCACGCTTCCATTTAGTGAAGTTCTTGCCATTAAACAAGTAAGGAAGAAGCTTGAGAGTAGGTTGATCAGTTGGAGAAAGGTAAAGCGGATCATCATAAATCGCATAACTAGGAGGTGATGTAACACTAGAATCAGCAGTAATTTCAGGCATGATTAATTGAAGAAGAATCAAACGAAGAATTCACAAGAATTGATGAAAGAATTCAACGAAACTGATCAAAGAATTTCACCGAAAAAATTCCAGGTCAAACAATTTGGGGAAAAACAAGTCGAAGAACGAAATTCGATGAAGAAAGATAAGCTCACGCAATGAAGATCCACGATGCGGAAGAAAAATGATGAAGAAAGGATCACCAGATGATCATAACCCGTCGTCTGATACCATGATCTCCATTGACATGAGGTAGAAAACAGAGTAGTTTGTTATAGAGTGAGAAAGTTAGTTGTAGTGAGAGAAACAAGAGTAAATAAAATGAGGATCTTATTATTACCAAATGTACAATGAGTGTATTTATAGTACACCTTTTATTGACCTCAATATGATAATTTAACTAAGTTCTACAGTTTCCTTGCCAAGCTCAAACACGGACTCTGAGTGGTTCTTAATCTTAAACCGACAACTCCATATGAGGGTCTTTTATTCATTATTCTGGTTTTTAATTTGTATGGACTTAATTGTAGAGTAAGCTGCTTGCTGTTTCGTCCTCTTAAACTGTGAATTATTCAATGACCAGAAGCGTTCTGTCGGGTATTTTACTACCATAAGCTTCACACTCCTTCGACTTTTTTTTGTTGAATCTAATTTAGCCACCTTGGAGCGCTTCATCTTTTTTCATTGCTCATCTCTCTGTCTTTCTTTTGGCATTTCTTGTTCTCTACTCATTTGAAGGTAATGAATGAGTTATTTCCAGGAAAAAGGAGAGCCTTGATTCCACCAGCTATGGGATACGTAAATGAAAATTTGAAACCGATCCCTGAAGAGGTTTGTTCTTCCTTTTGAATGTTGCGTTCGCATTTCGCATCAGTTTTAATATTGTGATAAGAGAATGATGTTGTTCTTCCCAAAGCCCTCACTTTGTTCTGAACTCTTCTCACCTCCTGGGCGAGACAAGCTACCTTTACCTAGGAGCCTCTTTTCTTTCTGTCTAGCTCCCTGAAAACAACGTTCGAATTGCATAGTTGCATGTGTTAAGCATATAGCTAACGTTCCTTCTAAGCGAGGATCAAACTCTTCTTTTGACTATGATTGGGCCCTGCAGTTGTAGAACCTCGTCAACCGAGCGTACTACTTTCCAACCTTCTGTGGACCTTTCTACTCTTATGATTTATGCTTTTAGTTTAGTGATTGATATCAAAGAGAGTCTCAGTCTAGTCACTCAACTAATATATTCGTAGAGTGCTAGGGCCTAGGAGTATAGTAGTAGCGTGTGGTAGTTAAGACTTCGCTCCTTCGCCCTTAAAACTATGGAATCCCACTTGGAATGCAATGCATTCTTTTATAACTTGTACTAAGCAAATCTTTTTTATGGATGCCACTTCCCCACGGGGCGGTAGTTTCTACTTGCTTACTTTGAACACATAAGGGCATAATCGTAATCAAGATAAGATGCCATCCTTCCCAATATGAGCGTCAGACTTGCTTCCTTATCTACGATCACCCTTCTGTGGTAAAGCTATTTCTCGATAATTCTGATGTAAAATGTTTTTCATTCACCTAGTCATGAAATTGTCAACTAATTATCGATTACTCCATATGATTTTGTTTGCAGTTTGGCCCTCGACGTAGCCTTTTGTCTCATGCGAACGAGCCTTTGGTCTTTGAAGTGCAGCTGTTGAAAATACTGtgaatctattttttttttttggcaaccaCTATGAATGATGCCATAAGCAGGGAATCTTTGTTTTAATTGAGTAAACGTTGTTTATGATGCCTTTTTCTGCTTTGAATTTGGTTTGTATAGCCTGTCAACTTGATTTCTTGATGCCAAGATTATATTCAGAAAGTTCGGTTTTGGTGTTTCTATCAGATGATTTTCTAATTCTATGAAACTAGTGTCAGTGATGGGGCGAGGCCGTGAGGGGGCTAATGGGGGGTTGCCGTGTACCTGAACTCCGGAGAAAAAAATGTTGGTCTCGAGTTCGATAAAACTTGTCCTGTTGGGGCCTATCTAACTCAAACGTTTACTTATTTTTCCCCGGAGGCCCATaccttgtcaatttgtcatacCACAACTCCATGTATGATACCATGATGAATAGGGCCTGTAAATATAATTGAGTTGGCCAATTCTCTAGTCACAGGTTTTATTTCGCCTAATACCACTTCGAAATTACTAAAGGCGGTAAATAGTAACATGCTCTATCTTGTATTATTGTAGCATTAACAAAAAATGTAGTGGCATTATCATTTCCCTAATAGTTAGGGAAATGATAATTCTCTAGTCACAGGTTTTATGAAGTCTTCTTAAGTGGAGAAATTTTAAGTAGCTAATATCTTAGCTTAtgtaaaatcacaaaaatatgcaTTTTCGTTAAAAATGATGAAAACGTAATCACGGATTAATGATGGGTTAGACTCTTAGAGTAAACTTCACCATCCATTTGACCATTTATCATCGATTTCACTCATCGCATGCTTTCCATCCGCTTAGTTCACATTATCACCCCTCCACAGTAATCATAGGATTGACCAT from Silene latifolia isolate original U9 population chromosome 5, ASM4854445v1, whole genome shotgun sequence encodes the following:
- the LOC141655953 gene encoding peptidyl-prolyl cis-trans isomerase FKBP16-1, chloroplastic, with the translated sequence MAATAMASYLQLPITRTKARHSFQPRCNSGTRKISIAGIYSASSFDSCTFGIHSRRLLLFIGSIPFWSNTNPAFGALMPQIEEPEIIRTRKLDGGVRVQDIVDGDGSAANDGDVVEFNYVCRRANGYFVYSTVDQFSGEAMPIILPLDENQMIKGLKEVLIGMKIGGKRRALIPPAMGYVNENLKPIPEEFGPRRSLLSHANEPLVFEVQLLKIL